Proteins found in one Amblyraja radiata isolate CabotCenter1 chromosome 45, sAmbRad1.1.pri, whole genome shotgun sequence genomic segment:
- the LOC116968517 gene encoding histone H3: MARTKQTARKSTGGKAPRKQLATKAARKSAPATGGVKKPHRYRPGTVALREIRRYQKSTELLIRKLPFQRLVREIAQDFKTDLRFQSSAVMALQEASEAYLVGLFEDTNLCAIHAKRVTIMPKDIQLARRIRGERA, translated from the coding sequence ATGGCCCGGACCAAGCAGACAGCGCGCAAATCGACCGGAGGGAAAGCTCCTCGCAAACAGCTGGCGACCAAAGCGGCGCGGAAGAGCGCTCCAGCCACGGGCGGAGTGAAGAAGCCTCATCGCTACAGGCCCGGCACCGTGGCTCTGAGGGAGATCCGGCGCTACCAGAAATCCACCGAGTTGCTCATCCGCAAACTGCCCTTCCAGCGCCTGGTGCGGGAGATCGCTCAGGACTTCAAGACAGACCTGCGCTTCCAGAGCTCGGCCGTCATGGCCCTGCAGGAGGCCAGCGAGGCTTACCTGGTGGGGCTCTTTGAGGACACCAACCTGTGCGCAATCCACGCCAAGCGAGTCACCATCATGCCCAAAGACATCCAGCTGGCCCGCCGCATCCGCGGGGAGCGCGCCTaa
- the LOC116968398 gene encoding histone H1-like, with product MSPPRPLAAFKLRCAAASRFISHSVLSVRESLCRVTDMTETAAAEAAPQAVPAAQTKAPKKKKAPARKKAAGPKLSDQIDNIVADCHDRRGMSFYAIKKGLAAKGVDVEKCRHLIKTGIKRKLVNGSLVQIKGVGASGSFKTGQGEGAVKSAKKAVPAAKTSKNKKSTSRKTPIKKLRAKKSTIKRSLMKKSPSKKVVAKKPALKQMAAKKSLPKKAAPKKQKKAVVKKAKAAKKPVKGQAKTKSAKPKKAVSKK from the coding sequence ATGTCTCCGCCCCGTCCGCTCGCTGCCTTTAAgttgcgctgtgccgccgcctctCGCTTCATTTCTCACTCAGTCCTGAGTGTCAGAGAGAGTTTGTGTAGAGTCACCGACATGACCGAGACCGCAGCCGCCGAAGCGGCTCCTCAAGCCGTCCCCGCCGCCCAAACCAAGGCTCCCAAGAAGAAGAAGGCGCCCGCCCGGAAGAAGGCAGCCGGTCCGAAGCTGAGCGACCAGATCGACAACATTGTGGCGGATTGCCACGATCGCCGAGGGATGTCTTTCTATGCGATAAAGAAGGGACTGGCCGCCaagggtgtggatgtggagaaaTGCCGCCACCTGATCAAGACGGGCATCAAGAGGAAATTAGTAAACGGTTCCCTGGTTCAGATCAAGGGCGTGGGCGCCTCGGGTTCTTTCAAGACCGGTCAGGGAGAAGGCGCCGTGAAGTCGGCAAAGAAAGCGGTTCCAGCAGCCAAAACCTCCAAGAACAAGAAATCAACGTCCAGGAAAACCCCGATCAAGAAATTACGGGCAAAAAAATCAACCATCAAAAGATCATTGATGAAGAAATCTCCCTCCAAGAAAGTTGTGGCCAAGAAACCAGCGCTTAAACAAATGGCGGCGAAGAAATCATTGCCCAAGAAGGCGGCgccgaaaaaacaaaaaaaggccGTAGTCAAAAAGGCGAAGGCGGCCAAGAAGCCGGTAAAAGGCCAGGCGAAGACCAAATCGGCGAAACCCAAGAAGGCAGTGTCCAAAAAGTGA